The following proteins are encoded in a genomic region of Alnus glutinosa chromosome 8, dhAlnGlut1.1, whole genome shotgun sequence:
- the LOC133876323 gene encoding secreted RxLR effector protein 78-like, protein MGIKLDMSKAYDRVELKFLEALMIRMGFDERWVFLIMQCVTSVQYSVIINGSLVGDIRPSRGIRQRDPISPYLFIICAEALSALISRAEQRGAISGMPSSPRGPKISHLFFEDDSILFCKSNVVGWRRLMKILGTYENASGQKLNVNKTSVFFSRNTSLERS, encoded by the coding sequence ATGGGAATCAAGCTTGACATGAGCAAAGCCTACGACCGTGTGGAATTGAAGTTTTTGGAGGCGCTTATGATTCGAATGGGGTTTGATGAGAGGTGGGTGTTTTTGATCATGCAATGTGTGACCTCGGTTCAATACTCAGTAATTATTAATGGAAGTCTAGTGGGGGACATTCGGCCATCAAGGGGGATTCGCCAAAGGGACCCCATATCCCCATATCTTTTCATCATCTGTGCAGAAGCTCTAAGCGCTCTAATTTCGAGAGCAGAACAACGAGGTGCAATCTCAGGTATGCCATCTTCCCCAAGAGGTCCTAAAATTagccatttattttttgaggACGATAGCATCCTGTTTTGCAAATCAAATGTTGTGGGGTGGCGTAGGCTGATGAAGATATTGGGTACATATGAAAATGCATCCGGGCAGAAGCTCAATGTAAACAAAACATCTGTTTTCTTCAGTCGTAATACGAGCTTGGAGAGGAGTTAG